In Zootoca vivipara chromosome 15, rZooViv1.1, whole genome shotgun sequence, the genomic window ACTCTGCATGGAGAGAATACTTTCCATAGCTACACacatactcacacacacacacgatggtTTGGGCTACAACTGGTATCCgctcaatggccagggatgccgGAAGTTGCCGTCCAAAGTACCTGTAAAGCATTAGGTTGGGAAAGCGTGCTGCATATCGACTCGTTTTATCAACATCGTCATTTGCGTGTACATTGGCTTTGAGAGTTCTTCCTTCTAAAAGGTTGGCTTGTTTTCCCCCCTCAGTTCGTTGCATGGCGTAAAGACTTTGACCAATTTAAGCCATTCCAAACTTTTGAGGCAGAACAGCAATGGAGACCAGAAAAACAAGCCCAGCGAGCACATCATAGATTGCGGCGACATCGTCTGGAGTTTGGCCTTTGGATCTTCCGTGCCTGAAAAGCAGAGCCGGTGTGTGAATATAGAATGGCACCGGTTCAAATTCGGCCAAGACCAGCTTCTCCTGGCAACGGGCTTATCCAATGGTCGTATCAAAATATGGGATGTCTATACAGGTAAGGAGCGTCCTGGTAGTAGAAAATCGATTCAATTTGCTTTCTTTCTAAGAACCAGGGAAGAGTATCTTAAATGTGATTCTGGTGCCTGAAAGGGCTCCGCATGTCCCTGCGGACAATttccaaattcatggagggtggaTCTGTCAACAGCTTTTGGTTGTGGCAGATAAATAGAACTTCCAAGTTTGGAGTCATGGTGGATCTGAGAAATGAAGGGGCGGGTTGCTGCTATGATGACATAAAACCTCTTGATTTTATCAGAAGGATTTCCCCCTCCGAGCCTAATAGCCGCACAGGCGGAGAGGGTGCAGGACTGATGGAGGCGCCTGGCACACCTGACCTACAGGCTTGTGGTTGTGTCCATCCCCAATGTCTCTGAACTTTCCTTGAATTAGGCTGGGAAAGTATTGGCCCGTAGGCCACTCTTGGCCTGCTGGGGGATCCAAGTTGACAGGCCCATGATGCCATCCCGTCTCATCATCTGATGAGTGGGAGGATGCAGACAAATCCTGCCTTGGCTGTGTGCACCTGTCCCCAGCAGAGAATGGATGCACAGCCCATCTGAGCAGATGATGAGTGGGCGATAAGTCATGCTCAATTTGGCAGGATCCCATGAAAAATGGATTGCATCAAAAGTCCAACTAAAACAGGGGAAGAAAACTTTGTATTCGCAGCACCTTgcaggtgctttgaagtcctgatTTCGGGGTGCCCCCATTCTGTTGTCAAAGCCTTGATAATTATCTGGTCCGTAGAGCCAAAAAATGACTGGCTTAAGTGTTGAGCTTGACAAATTCTTGGTCTTAACGTTGCACACATTTTGTACTAGTAATTAGCCAGATAATTTGGGGTTTTGTGGTTGCCGTTGCTTTTTTTATTAGTTGTTGTCCTCTCTGATACCTTTTatatgaatttctctaatccctGGAGACTGTCTTTTTACAGTGGCAGTTTTCACCCAGTTAGCTTCTGATCTGGGTGAAAAATCTACCTAGTTCCTTAGAGTGGAAATTGGAACGACGCCCTGCATAGGATAGTGTTTAAATGTCAAGCAGACTGCCAAGTTCCTTGAGTTTCAAAGTAAATCTTTGCACTGCTTAGAAGATAAGCTTTCCTGGCATCAAGTCTAAAAGCTTATCCAACACACAACGCAAGCATATTGGCTTAACtgaaatatgtttgggatgagcAAATAATGTATTAAAACGTTAAGTACTGTGTAAGACAGCCTTGCATTTAAGCACTTGCCTGGTAGCCATAGACAACAAGGAATTTGATAGAAGTCCTATGGGTGGGCAGAGGAGAGATGGATTACACCATCCTTCCTCTGCCAACAAGCAAGTAAGAACATACTTCCAGGCTGGTAACTGTTACTTTACAAGACTGGCACAATAATTGATTTATCAAaggatttgtatcctgcccttccatCACCGAAGCGGATGTGTTTAAGCTTGCTTACCTGTATGTATCAATCAATCAcactttattcgaccgtcagtcagacataaacatttatccatacaaaaattaaaacatcaaacacttaCCTGTATGTAATTTGTTTCCCAACAGCCCTAAACATTAATAAATGTAAAGTAACACCCTGTTACTTGCAAAGCACACGCCTGCTGCAGTACaccctgcacatttaaagcaccccctcaaggcgtgggaactgtagttttcccatCAAAGAGTTATATGCAATTTCTAGtgtccttaacaaactatggttcccattaTTCTTGGGGGTGGGTTTGtttatgtgtgttgtgtgtggagCCATTTTAACATAtcaagggttttgtttgtttttaatattaagtATTTAAAATGTTAGTTTAGAAGGAAGAATGTCTTCCAAGAGTTGCAGTAAGAAAATAAGCCCTTTGCTCTTTGTTCCTGACTTTCCaggtttaattttaaaatattttcttccaacAGGAAAGCTCCTCCTTAATTTAATGGACCATACAGAAGTTGTCCGAGACTTAACTTTTGCCCCTGATGGCAGCCTGATACTAGTGTCTGCTTCACGAGACAAAACACTAAGAGTATGGGACCTGAAGGATGATGGTATGTTAATCAGGAATGTTTTATGTGGCGTAACAAAAAACAGGGACATGATTTACCAGCAATGGAAAGCTATGATGCATTAGTAAAAATTTTGTTTGATATTTTTAGATTGTTTCAAGTTCAAATGGTATTTGTAGAGATGTTCCCAGTGCCCCAGATTTGTCTGTCTAATATCTGCCAGCCTTCCAAAATTGTCCTTGCAGACACGCCTGCACACATTAGATCTAAATACTTGACTATAAACTAGGCTTGGGAACCACACCTTGATCCTTGTTTGCAAATGAGACTTCTAGCTGAGGTTTTTGGATAGagcaggttttatttttgttaagtagtgtgtgtgtgtgtgtgtgtgtgtgtgtgtgtgtgtgtgtgtgtagagagagagagagcacagatactctccagcattttgacttcactcccaaaggcgctctcctccattgtctcttgagacagacagatgtcagcAGCAGCACCACAGATAATTCATGGActcaagctgtttagggctttggcAGGTTATCTGAAGGACTGCCTTCATCCAATCCTGCCTTCAAGCTTAGATCTACCTCAAGGGCCAGATCAGCCCTTGGCTGGCATGCATAAGAGACCAAGCCGCCTTGGTGGTGGCCCCCAGAACAGTAGACTTCCGTTCAGTGGCCTTGTGTCTTCAGCTCTTGCATTTAGGCAGGCCTTGAAGATCTTCCTCTTCATGCCTCAGATATTGGAGAGTctatgccagtcagtgtagaccaccAGGGGAGGCCAACTCCCGAGAGACTGCGATCTAATTTCAAAATTATAATCTGGCAGCGATCTGCCACCGTTtgggggggattcaggtcaaagttgttgttgacctttttgggggagggaaaatGTCCTGTTTTGGGGCAGTTCACTTctatgttgttgagctttttggaggaaggggaaatgccaCCTTTTTAAGGGGTTCAGGTAACTTTCTTCACTCTTCAAAGGGAGGGAGATGGAAGGGGGAGGAACAGAATCTGCAACTAACCTGCCGATCGCTGGCCAGATAACAGTCTCTGTTTCTAAACTCCGGCTTCCCTTCGGAAACAATTGGCACCGGCGCAAGGAGAGGGGCCGGGGCCGGAAGGAGCTAGCGATCGACCGCGATCTACAAAAATCTCGCAGGGatcaaccagtagatcgcgatcgatgtgttggacatccctggtgtagacaatactgagcttgatggaccagtggCGTCCTTTGTACTTTGCTCTCGTGAGGCTGTATCTCTTGGAAGCACCTTAAAATATTTCAAGTGAAATATGAGTGTCTGATACTAAACTTGCTTCCATTTTCCAGGAAATATGATGAAAGTATTAAGAGGGCACCCAAACTGGGTCTATAGCTGTGCTTTCTCTCCCGATTCTTCCATTCTCTGCTCTGTGGGGGCCAGTAAAACAGTAAGTATCAAAGTTTCATGTTCTTCAACCTGTATTGGATTGTGAGCAAATAATTATCTGGAATCTTTTAAGAATAAAGCCAGCTTGTGCTCTGTGTCCTGCTGGATGGCAATGATGATGATTTAAGGAATTGCATGACAAAAACATTTGTAGTAAATTGGCACCAGGCTTTCGTTCGGTTATCATTTACTGAGCTGaactttttattgcttttaatctcaataaagttgAGGAATCTTGCAAAGTAGCCATGCATATCTCCATCTGTTCCATGACTTGAGAAGGGGGGGACGTAAAAGTTTTGCTTAAGAAACGAATAGTTTTATAGTAATACTTTGTGGCTCTTGACTCCTGATATTCTGCTGTCACGCTCATTTGAAAGATTAATTTTCCAAAGCCTGGGCTGCTTATCTTACTTGACAAGTAATATTTCATTCTTGGACAGTTTCCAACAAACTGCCCTTGAGCTCAGTGCTTCGGAAGGATGAGCAGTGAGTTTTGTATCAAACTGCATCGTGCTGCCGTACTTGCAAAATGTAACACAGGGCAGTCAAAGAACATTGAGTGAGCTGCTTCCTGGTATAAAGGAAGAACGAGGCACCTGTCGCCCCCCCAAGTGTTGtggggctacagctcccagcacccccaaccactggtctggGGGGGGAGATAAGGAATGGCCAATGCTGCTAAGGGCGAGAGCTCAACAACATTTGGGAGGGTGAAGGTTCCCATCCGTGATATAAAAGTATAGAATAGTCTATAAAGTTGCAGTCCAAGACATGCTTATTTGAGAGCAAGCCTGCTCTGAATTATAATAAGCATGCCTGGGATTGAGTTGTGTATGTTCTGTTCAGTTTAATATTAGAAAACTCCAGGCAGGAGTAATACAAGGGTGGACAACTTGTATCACCTGAAGTGTGAGGACTGGAGTTTTGTTAGAATCTGGAACCCTTAAATCCCATTTTAGGAGTTAAGTGTCTAGTCCTCATGTTGGGCAGAAATTCTGAAAGTATAAAATTTACTTTTTTCCAGAAGTTAGGCCTGAGTTTACTTATTTTTTACAACCCAGAGCCACCAGTTACAAAATCAAATGTCACAGAATAAATTCATCAGCTGCCAATTGTAATGTTTTGTCCCATGGATTAAAATGCCGGTGCTGCATCTCTTTTATCAACTAGCCTTCGGTGTCGGAACAAGTTGTCCATCCTCCAGGCTAGTAAAAATCGTGGCTTTCAAAGTTAGCAGCTTGAAAGGTTAGCAGATAGTGTcgtttgaaaaagaaatatacaaaaaagcctattgtgattattattattattattattattactattttttaaaaggaagcctaGATAAGAAAGACTTATCAGTAAAGCCCTTTAAAATAGAACAGATGTAGATGTATGCATTGATCTTTTTTTAGGCTGTGTGTTTTCCATAAGCTTCTTGCTTTCCCTGTCACAGGTGGTGGCAGCAATATTGGTGTGATTGAGGGTAAGCTGGCACCACTCAGACAAGCGCACATTGGTGTTAGCTGGGCAGAAAGAGTGGCATCTCTGGCCACCAGGCTGGAGGCGAACTTTACCATAGGATGAAGTAACCTTGCATTCGACTGCAGGGTGTACTGTACGTACGCAGGTGCTGGTTGATGTCCactttctgcttcccccctccctctttcttttcctttttgttttattttaacgtTGGTAAAGAGATCCTCTGGCCCCTCTTAAAATTTTAACAATAGATATTTCCAATTCCTATGGAATTCTGGAGTCTCTTAATAAAACCAAGGCAGTCTCTCGTCACTTACTGTGACGGACTTAGTAATGAAGTTTCAGTACGATAGAGCAGTGGCATCActaattaatatatttattttacaccCTGcctcatctcctcccccccccccccccggaccagtTTTATGTTTATTATCTCTCCCTGTTCCTAAAGTTCAGGGTGGCTCAACAattatgcatacatacatatatatttattttaaaaaaggaaaaatattctaTGCCATAAAAAGGCTAAACATTACCGTATATGGCAACCTGTTTTTGTAGCCACAAACCTTTGCTAGCTTGTTGATTGTATTACACTGAACTTTGTAGTGCAGTTTTGAGATCTAAATTTTCCTGCACATGCTTAAACTTACTGACTACAGTATTAAGTATACAACTGCATGTGAAGTGTGCTAAGCCGTGCCTGTTTGTGTAAACTGCTAATTACTgagacctttattattattatttttaaaaaagaatcttggCAAATAGCAttgcttgatttttatttttgttatttttctttaaaaaaaataacaatagctTAAAATGTGTAATATAATAAACTTGGtttaatttctggttttttttgccaAAGTCATGTCATTTGGCTGTGACAATTCCTTTTTTGCTTGCAGTATCTGTTTCTCTTCCTAGGCTGACGATGGCGATCCAAGCCTATTGTAAACAAGTGATCTTAAACTCACAGGGGATTCCACGGGAGTAACCATATGTTAACCTTACTTTTTTTTCTGTCTGtatatttcttaaaattttgtTAGTTAATTGGAAAGGGGGGGATGTTAGTACTTAACCCAGCTACTGTATACATATCTATATATTCTTTTACTTTAACTGTTTTAAGTAATACGTGGGATTCAGTAAAACCACCACTGTTGatgtaaacattttaatattttgacttattttttataaataacacTTAATATGCATGTTTGCTTTAATTTAAATAATTCTGAGTATGGCACTGAGCATTTTCCGTAATTGTCGTAATTCTTAATGCTTGGCTTTAGTTGTAATCCTCTGTAAAACTAGCAGAAAACGCAgttttgcagggaggggggcGGTGGGAACACGTTGATGAAATGTCTCCTCTGTGCCTGGGCATCACTATAACATGAGCTTGTTTTGATTGCAGGTGTTGCTTTGGGATATGGATAAGTACACTCTTATCCGAAAACTGGAAGGGCACCACAACGATGTGGTAGCCTGCGAGTTTTCTCCTGACGGAGCTTTACTGGCTACAGCCTCTCACGACACCCGCGTTTGTGTCTGGGACCCGCACACTGGAGCTGTTCTGATGGAGTTTGGGTGAGTGAGTTGGGTGGAGTGGGCACAGGAATAATCTTAAAAACTTGCCCGTCTGtggcattcttttatttttttttaccaaggGCAGCCTCTGCTTAGATTTGTCCCAGGTTAAGAAGAATCTGACGAAGCCCTGGTGTTGTTCATTGGACAAGCGCTCGGCTGGGAGGGAGGACTGGGTTCAGGTCCCGCCACAGCAAGGAATGCTTTCAGTGGCTCACTTTAAAGAAGCGCCTGCCGTTCTCTGGGTGTGAAATAGGGATTAGATAAAGGtaaagacccctgaccattaggtccagtcgtgaccgactctggggttgcggcgctcatctcgcattattggccgaggaagccggcatacagcttccaggtcgtggccagcatgacaaagccgtgtctggtgaaccagagcagcacacagaaatgccgtataccttcccgcttggagcggtacctatttatctacttgcactttgaggtgggagcagggatcgagcaatgggagctcaccccgtcgcggggattcaaacagccaaccttctgatcggcaagccctaggctctgtggtttaacccacagcgccacccgcgttctcTGGGTGTGAAATAGGGATTAGTGAATTGCAAAATAGAAACTCGGGGACCCCAGTTCACTAGTAGAGAACACGCCCTGCTGGCACACATTAAGAATGGAATGTCAGGTGGGGTACAAGGCTGGAAAGACTCTTCTGCTTGGGGGCCCCAGAGACCATGGCTAATCACTGAAGATTTACCAACTGGTGCCCACCAGACGCTTtgactcccatcggccccaggcagcatgaccaacaagttggggacgatgggagttaggaagttcagcaacatctagacgGCGCCAGGCCGGGTAAAGctggtaattgtttttatttatttcataaaagttgCACACTGCTtgattggtttttgtgtgtgtgtttttaactcctcaaagcagtttacataccTTCATgcccataaatatatatatgcaagcCAAGATTCTCTTGGCTTAACTGTGGCTTGTTTGTATATTCAAACCCACGCCAGCCAGCTAGTTTATGGTCGGTTTGTGGCCAACAGAGCAGAACGTGGAACTGACTTGCATCTAATGTTAGTCATTCTtgggagcagacccactgaaattaaaggacatGAGTAACTTAGATCTGTTAACTTCAAACTTGGACCCATTGGACGGCTGTTTGTGCCCACCTTCCATTCCAAatgcatggcttccctcaaagaatcctgggagctgtacttTATCCCCTTACAGAGTTAGAATTCCCCGCACCCTTagccaactacaattcccaggattctttgtgccTTAAATGCATGGAGCGTACACAGCCTTAGTCCTGGCAAGCCCTGTTGAGTGGCCTTCGGTTTCCTTTTGGTTAATGATTGAACGCAGAGCAAATGTCCCGTGAACCAAAGTTCTTAATTTCATCCTCAGGCATCTGTTTCCCGCACCGACTCCAATATTTGCTGGGGGAGCAAATGACCGCTGGGTCAGATCTGTATCTTTTAGCCATGACGGACTGCATATTGCGAGTCTTGCCGATGATAAGTAAGTATGGCAAGGCACGGCTTGATTCTGCTGGTTCTTGCTAGCTGGGAAATGAAATTTCGTGCAGTGTCTTTGAGGGCGagggaggctccctccctcctcctcccccccccccggcaaatgaCCGGTGCTTGAGTTAGGCGGATAAGGGGAAATTGGCCAGAATTATTTATCTGCGCAACCTAAGGGTCTTCAAAGCGCCCCACAAGCACACGgttttaaaatgcagttgaatGCAATAATCACATGGTCTGCAGAATGAAACGGCACAGTCAGCAGGAGAGAAGATGAAACTTTAAACTCAAATTAGAATGATTACGTGTTGTTGCCTTGCTGGTGATTCTGGAATACCCAGCTGACTTGGCCAAGTGTTCAAGGTAATGGAAGTAGCAGCTCAAAATACCTGGAGGTCACAAATTGGGAAGAGTGCTGTCTGTAATAAGATGTGGGCAGATAAATAAAAGGCATTGAACCTCAGATTGTCTGATCAGCCACATAAAGCCTGCAGCAAGAAAGAAACCGGGGCAGAAGCAAGAGTCACGACTTCGTCTGAAGTTAATTGAGCAGAGTTTCTCAATATTGCACAGTCGTCTGGCAACTTAGAACAGGCTCCTATGTAAATGGTCCTTATGCAACAGGAGACAATCTGACAGCTAGGCATGTGACTTTCTGGCACCTTTGTTGAGGAGTTGCGGAAAAGTGCCCTGTCACAAGACACAGGAGCGGGCTCACTACTTGCGCAAACAGCTTCCTTCTAAAACCTTTCTGCAACATTCCTGAAGACCTGACACGTTTTATTGTTGAGGTATTTAGACCTTTGGTCCGAATTTCCTTGAGCAACGGGGAGGGGAAAGTATTGCTCTGACACGTGGCAGAATGGGGAGGTGGAATGCTGGGGCTGTATCGTGGTATATATCATTTCAGGCTGCATTTAGGGGGATCCCTACATTGCCTTCCGTTATATGACATAACCATGGGCTTGCTCACTTGCAGTGGATTCAGTCCCCCAGGACACGCAGTTCCCCCTCCTCACCTGATCCATGCACATAATTGGTAAGGAtcgaggaggaggaaaatgttacCTCCCCCATCCCTTTTCCTCACTGCTGCCAAAATCAGCAAGTTGGTTGGATACAGGGGTGCTTAATCATCCCCTAGGCCAGGGATTAACCACTCTTCCTTAAAAATGCCTTGGAGGCATCCTAAACAATGTGGCTTTCCTAAGGCCCTGCCAGTGAGATCATGCTTGGGTTGAGTCCAGGCACACCCAACGTGGGACGTCTGGCTGGATCTTCCAAGTGCATTTTCTCCCCCTTTAAACTACAGGCAGCTTCAATTCAATTACAGCCATTGTGCTTAGCCTGGGGTGTCTAACCTCTTCCCCAGTATTGGCACGATACTTTCCTGGTCTGCTTAcagcagcttggcagggggtcaaGAAAACCAGAGGAGGACTGGCAGCGGGGAGAGGAAAACTTAAAATGCCCATATTCCTGCcgttttaaacattaaaaggggggggagtgatcCAGTTTTGTATCGCTTGCATCACCTATGATCGAAGGCCCTGTACAGTTCCCAGCTAACTGCTTGGGCTGTCAGCCAGCCGTGCTGCACCAGCTCTTTGCTGCGGCACTTTCAAACCACCAGGACCTTCAGTTTTCAGTCCAGAATGCCCTGGCTTTATTTTGGACCAATGGCTAGAACATGCATGTCACCTTTGGCCTCGCATCAGTCCCTGTTCCTCTTGCTGGCGCTGCAGCGAGACAGCTTTGTGAATTTGCTCATCTTCAtcgtccctcccttcctccctcagtTGCCTTCAGCAACCAACGGAGCTGTATCAGCTTCCAGCTGTTGCTCAGATTTAAGCATAAAGTCTAGCAGCGTTGATCAAATAGAGGCTGCCAACCTGtttgctctgctctcctttcaGGATGGTGCGGTTCTGGAGAATTGACGAAGACCACCCCGTCCAGGCTGCTCCTCTAAGCAATGGGCTTTGCTGCGCCTTTTCTACAGATGGCAGTGTTCTAGCTGCTGGGTAAGCAAAcctcaaaataataaaatgatcgtcatcaacaacaacacatgcaTGCTCCACTAGGAAGGCAGTTTCTTAAAAGCCAAGtggatattttaaaagaaaagctctCTGgtgttatttatatataaatatatgcacTGGGGCCTGATTCTCTAGTTGCTGCTTGGAAGTAACTATTTAAAGTAGTCACCATTAATGCTGCTTGATAGATGATCCTCGAGTAAAGAATTGTGTGAGCCTTTGAGGGCAGTAAATGGTTTGGATCTGGAAAGTTTCCTCCTCCTGACGGAAGGGCTTTTTTCTGTTGAAGGAAAAGAACATTTTGACCAAACCCAATTTGTCTACAACCATCGCCAACCTGGCACACcgtccagatgatgttggacaggggtcagcaaactttttcagcactgtccctcagaccttgggggggggggctggactataatttttttgggggggaatgaacaaattcctatgccccacaaataacccagagatgcatttttaaataaaagcacacattctactcatgtaaaaacatgctgattcccggacggtcggtgggctggatttagaaggcgattgggctggatccggcccccgggccatagtttgcctatCCGTGTTGTTGGAcataggactgatgggagttgtagtccaacatcatctggagaggGGGTGCAGCAGGTTGGCAAGGCTggttctaaagcagtgtttcagCTGTTCTTGAACTGCAGTTTCCCTCATCCCTAACCACTcaccctgctagctagggatggtgagagGAGTTGTCCGGAGGATTGAATCACATCGGGCGTTGGGGGAGCCTAACCAACTTCcatgttttcttctgcttttgccTGCAGGACGCAAGACGGAAGTGTGTACTTCTGGGCCACTCCCAGGCACGTTGCCAGCCTCCAGCACTTGTGCCGCATGGCCATCCGGCGAGTGATGCCCACCAGCCAGGTGCAGAATCTGCCTGTCCCTCCCACAATTGTGGCTTTCCTTTCCTACCAGATTTAGAAAGTAAattggaaggggggaaggagagcagTCTGCCTGGCACATGGGTGAAAGAGAACCTCAAGCTTTTTGTAAGCCTTTTTGAGCAGAACACTTCACACATTTCAGTTGTTATTTTTCCTTAAGAATAAAGAAGCGGCGTTTCCTTAAAGACGGTATTTAAAGAAAAGATCAGTAGAGGTATTTCTGAAAGCATCAGACTTTTCTAAAGAAATTCTAACTGTGAAAATCTGTAAATAATTAGACGTTAGCTGCTATGTATTACCCGTGTATATCATTTGTGATTGCTTTTTTATGTAGAATATAGCATGtatatagttgtgtgtgtgtgtgtgtatgtgtgtgatacATATATatacgcgtgcacacacacacacacacacacacacacacacacacacacacacatatatatatatatatatatagattctgGAGCCACAAGCTGTATTGGTGCTGTGTATAGAGTGGCGTTTGTGGCTCAGGGATAGGAAAACAAAATTTAGTGGCTTCTGTATGTTGTGCATTATTTGGCAGGGGGCTTTCAAAATGGGGCCCTGGGTTGTGTACATCTTGTGTAGCAGAAGGAGTGAATTTCCTTGAGGCCCACAGCACGGAGAGGAATATGGGGCACAGCTAAGAAATCTTGATTTACCAGACACGTGTCATCTTCAGGGAGGCCTTAATTTTGCCACAAAGTGAATGGTGGGTGTCCAGGATCTCTTGG contains:
- the WSB1 gene encoding WD repeat and SOCS box-containing protein 1; protein product: MASFPPSVNEKLIGRSRTVGELLAPASPFDKKCGRENWTVAFAPDGSYFAWSQGHRIVKLVPWSQCLNNFSLHGVKTLTNLSHSKLLRQNSNGDQKNKPSEHIIDCGDIVWSLAFGSSVPEKQSRCVNIEWHRFKFGQDQLLLATGLSNGRIKIWDVYTGKLLLNLMDHTEVVRDLTFAPDGSLILVSASRDKTLRVWDLKDDGNMMKVLRGHPNWVYSCAFSPDSSILCSVGASKTVLLWDMDKYTLIRKLEGHHNDVVACEFSPDGALLATASHDTRVCVWDPHTGAVLMEFGHLFPAPTPIFAGGANDRWVRSVSFSHDGLHIASLADDKMVRFWRIDEDHPVQAAPLSNGLCCAFSTDGSVLAAGTQDGSVYFWATPRHVASLQHLCRMAIRRVMPTSQVQNLPVPPTIVAFLSYQI